The Pseudomonadota bacterium genome segment GTCAGAGGGCAGTTTGCACAATCGCTTCCGATCCCTGCAGCGAATTCGGGCGAGACTGCCCATGATGGGCGACGTCGCGAGGGCCACGGGCAACGCGCCAGTCCTCGCGCGTCGACGCGCGAGGACGCTAGAGCAGCGTCACGGGTCCGTGATCGTCACAGTGGTCGCCGTGGGGATGGTGCAGATGCCCATCCACAAGGTAGTCGACGTGATCACCGTGGGGCACCGCTGGATGCCCGCAGTCGGGGCCATGAACGTGGTCAGCGTCGTGACCCCCACAGCGGTGGGCGACGCACCCATCGGGGTTGATGTCGGACACCTCGATGACGTGCTCATCGTAGTGATCGCCGTGGGGGCAATGGAGGTGGCCATCGTGTAGGTACCCTACATGGTCCCCGTGCTGGATCGCGATGTGGCCGCAGTTGGGGCCGTGTTTGTGCGGGTGGATCTCGTGCGCCATGGTCTGTCTCCTAAGGGTCGTCATCGAGGGTGACGGCTGGGTCTGCGTGGTCCAGCACGTTTCTTAGCAGGGTCTCCACGTGGCAATCCGCCAGCCGGTAGAACATGTCCCTGCCGTCGCGGCGGCGAGTGACGAGATCCTCGTTGAGGAGGACTCGCAAGCGCTGTGAAGTGGTGGACATCTCCGAGTGCGTCAGCAGGGCGATATCGGTGACCTGGTACTCTCCGGCGAGAAGCAGCTCCAGGATCCCCAGCCGTGCTGGGTCACCGGCGGCCCGCAGCATTCCTGCAGCCCGGGCAACAACCGACTGCGCTCGGCGCGCTGGAGAAGAAAAGCCAGTCACTCGCGTTTCGCTCAGTTCATGTACATTTCATGAAGTAATCATATATTGAACCGTTCCCCCGCCGCAAGCTGGCCATCGCTCGGCCGACTCGTTCGACGCCAATGCCGGTGAAAGACTGGCAAACGCTGGCGGTACAGATCGGAGCGAGCGAGTCTCGCCCATCCTGGCAACGGAAAAGAGAGGGGCGGCCCTGCATCGCGCAGGGCCGCC includes the following:
- a CDS encoding metalloregulator ArsR/SmtB family transcription factor: MLRAAGDPARLGILELLLAGEYQVTDIALLTHSEMSTTSQRLRVLLNEDLVTRRRDGRDMFYRLADCHVETLLRNVLDHADPAVTLDDDP